A part of Escherichia marmotae genomic DNA contains:
- a CDS encoding IclR family transcriptional regulator, which produces MLESSKVPALTRAIDILNLIARIGPCSAATIIDTLGIPKSTAYLLLNELKRQRFLSLDHQENFCLWTRLVELSGHALSKMDLRELARPRLTQLMDTTGLLCHLGIIDNGSAYYILKVESSATISVRSHEGKSLSLYRSGIGKCLLAWQPEAVQQSIIEGLVWEQATPTTITRPPQLHEELARIRRQGWSYDNGEDYTDVRCVAAPVFNANNELTAAISVVGTRLQINEEYRDYLAGKAIACARDISRLLGWKSPFDLLAS; this is translated from the coding sequence ATGTTGGAATCAAGCAAAGTTCCCGCCCTGACACGGGCTATTGATATTCTCAATTTGATTGCTCGCATTGGCCCCTGTAGTGCTGCGACGATCATCGACACATTGGGGATCCCTAAAAGCACAGCCTATTTGCTGCTTAACGAACTCAAGCGTCAGCGTTTTCTGAGTCTTGATCACCAGGAAAATTTTTGTCTGTGGACCAGGCTGGTGGAGCTTTCCGGCCATGCGTTAAGCAAGATGGATCTCCGGGAACTGGCACGCCCACGCCTGACGCAACTGATGGATACCACTGGACTGTTGTGTCACCTTGGGATCATCGATAACGGTAGCGCATATTACATATTGAAAGTGGAGTCTTCAGCCACTATCAGCGTGCGTTCCCATGAAGGAAAAAGCCTTTCGCTTTATCGCTCCGGAATAGGTAAATGCCTGCTTGCCTGGCAACCTGAAGCTGTACAGCAAAGTATTATCGAAGGGCTGGTCTGGGAACAGGCGACACCCACCACGATTACCCGTCCACCACAGCTCCACGAAGAACTGGCACGTATTCGCCGTCAGGGCTGGAGCTATGACAACGGTGAAGATTACACCGATGTCCGTTGTGTTGCTGCCCCGGTGTTTAACGCCAATAACGAGCTTACCGCCGCGATCTCAGTGGTCGGTACTCGTTTACAAATCAATGAAGAATATCGTGATTATCTGGCGGGCAAAGCCATCGCCTGCGCCAGGGATATTTCACGTCTGTTGGGATGGAAAAGTCCCTTTGACTTACTGGCCTCATAA
- the rhmD gene encoding L-rhamnonate dehydratase, which produces MTLPKIKQVRAWFTGGATAEKGAGGGDYHDQGVDHWIDDHIATPMSKYRDYEQSRQSFGINVLGTLIVEVEAENGQTGFAVSTAGEMGCFIVEKHLNRFIEGKCVSDIKLIHDQMLNATQYYSGSGGLVMNTISCVDLALWDLFGKVVGLPVYKLLGGAVRDEIQFYATGARPDLAKEMGFIGGKMPTHWGPHDGDAGIRKDAAMVAGMREKCGEDFWLMLDCWMSQDVNYATKLAHACAPYNLKWIEECLPPQQYEGYRELKRNAPAGMMVTSGEHHGTLQSFRTLSETGIDIMQPDVGWCGGLTTLVEIAAIAKSRGQLVVPHGSSVYSHHAVITFTNTPFSEFLMTSPDCSSMRPQFDPILLNEPVPVNGRIHKSVLDKPGFGVELNRDCNLKRPYSH; this is translated from the coding sequence ATGACCCTACCAAAAATCAAACAGGTTCGCGCCTGGTTTACTGGAGGAGCGACAGCAGAAAAAGGCGCTGGCGGCGGTGATTATCACGACCAGGGAGTGGATCACTGGATTGACGATCATATTGCTACCCCGATGAGTAAATACCGCGATTACGAGCAGTCCCGCCAGTCATTTGGTATTAACGTTCTTGGCACGTTAATTGTTGAAGTCGAAGCAGAAAATGGCCAGACCGGCTTCGCCGTTTCAACAGCCGGTGAAATGGGGTGCTTTATCGTTGAAAAACACCTAAACCGTTTCATAGAGGGCAAATGTGTCAGTGATATCAAACTGATTCACGATCAAATGCTCAACGCCACCCAGTATTACTCCGGTTCAGGGGGCCTGGTGATGAACACGATTTCCTGTGTTGATTTGGCTCTGTGGGATCTGTTCGGCAAAGTGGTCGGGCTTCCGGTTTATAAACTTTTAGGCGGCGCTGTCCGTGATGAAATTCAGTTCTACGCCACGGGCGCTCGCCCGGATCTGGCAAAAGAGATGGGCTTTATCGGCGGCAAGATGCCGACGCACTGGGGGCCACATGATGGTGATGCGGGGATCCGCAAAGACGCCGCTATGGTCGCGGGGATGCGTGAAAAATGCGGTGAAGATTTCTGGTTGATGCTCGACTGCTGGATGAGCCAGGACGTGAACTATGCCACCAAACTGGCTCACGCTTGTGCCCCTTATAACCTGAAATGGATCGAAGAGTGCCTGCCGCCGCAACAGTATGAAGGTTATCGCGAATTAAAACGCAACGCACCAGCAGGAATGATGGTCACCAGTGGCGAGCACCACGGCACACTGCAATCTTTCCGTACACTTTCAGAAACCGGTATCGACATTATGCAACCAGATGTTGGCTGGTGCGGTGGCTTAACCACGCTGGTGGAGATTGCCGCAATTGCCAAATCACGTGGACAACTGGTGGTGCCGCACGGTTCGTCTGTTTACTCCCACCATGCGGTGATCACCTTCACCAATACCCCATTTAGCGAATTCCTGATGACCAGTCCGGATTGTTCATCGATGCGTCCGCAGTTTGATCCGATTTTGCTTAATGAGCCGGTGCCGGTGAATGGTCGTATTCACAAATCAGTACTTGATAAACCGGGTTTCGGCGTCGAACTCAATCGTGACTGCAATCTGAAACGCCCTTACAGCCACTAA
- the nudI gene encoding nucleoside triphosphatase NudI codes for MRQRTIVCPLIQNDGAYLLCKMADDRGVFPGQWALSGGGVEPGERIEEALRREIREELGEQLILTDITPWTFSDDIRIKTYADGRKEEIYMIYLIFDCVSANREVKINEEFQDYAWVKPEDLAHYDLNVATQKTLRLKGLM; via the coding sequence ATGCGACAACGGACTATCGTTTGTCCCTTAATTCAAAATGATGGTGCTTATCTGCTGTGTAAAATGGCCGACGATCGCGGCGTTTTCCCCGGACAATGGGCGCTGTCTGGTGGCGGCGTAGAGCCCGGTGAGCGTATTGAAGAAGCATTACGTCGTGAAATCAGGGAAGAGCTGGGCGAACAACTGATTCTTACTGACATCACACCATGGACCTTCAGTGATGATATCCGCATCAAGACCTACGCAGATGGTCGCAAGGAAGAGATTTATATGATTTACCTAATCTTTGACTGCGTCTCTGCCAACCGTGAAGTGAAAATTAACGAAGAGTTTCAGGACTATGCATGGGTAAAACCTGAAGATCTTGCGCACTATGATTTGAATGTCGCCACCCAAAAAACATTACGTTTGAAAGGTCTGATGTAA
- the arnB gene encoding UDP-4-amino-4-deoxy-L-arabinose aminotransferase, whose protein sequence is MSDFLPFSRPAMGVEELAAVKEVLESGWITTGPKNQALEQAFCLLTGNQHAIAVSSATAGMHITLMALGVGVDDEVITPSMTWVSTLNMISLLGAIPVMVDVDRDTLMVTPEAIEAAITPRTKAIIPVHYAGAPADIDAIRAIGERYDIAVIEDAAHAVGTNYKGQHIGAKGTAIFSFHAIKNITCAEGGLVVTDDENLTRQLRMLKFHGLGVDAYDRKTWGRAPQAEVLTPGYKYNLTDINAAIALTQLNKLEQLNTRRREIALQYQQALVDLPFQPLKLPTWPHVHAWHLFIIRVDEQRCDISRDALMEALKERGIGTGLHFRAAHTQKYYRERFPTLSLPNTEWNSERICSLPLFPDMTTADADRVITALQQLAGQ, encoded by the coding sequence ATGTCAGACTTTTTGCCTTTTTCACGTCCGGCAATGGGTGTGGAAGAACTCGCCGCGGTTAAAGAAGTTCTCGAATCAGGATGGATCACTACCGGTCCGAAGAATCAGGCACTTGAACAAGCCTTTTGCCTGTTAACGGGAAATCAGCATGCCATCGCAGTCAGTTCAGCCACTGCCGGAATGCACATCACGCTGATGGCGCTGGGGGTTGGTGTTGATGATGAAGTCATTACTCCCTCCATGACCTGGGTTTCAACTCTCAATATGATCTCCCTGTTGGGCGCAATACCGGTGATGGTGGACGTTGATCGCGATACGCTGATGGTCACGCCTGAAGCGATCGAAGCGGCCATTACGCCTCGTACCAAAGCGATCATCCCGGTGCATTATGCCGGAGCGCCGGCAGATATTGACGCCATTCGCGCCATTGGTGAGCGCTACGATATCGCAGTCATTGAAGATGCCGCCCATGCCGTCGGTACAAATTACAAAGGTCAACATATTGGCGCGAAGGGCACCGCTATTTTTTCATTTCACGCCATCAAAAATATTACCTGTGCGGAAGGTGGATTAGTCGTTACTGATGACGAAAATCTCACTCGCCAGTTACGCATGTTGAAATTTCATGGTCTGGGTGTCGATGCATACGACCGAAAAACATGGGGTCGCGCACCGCAGGCTGAAGTATTAACACCAGGCTATAAGTACAATCTGACCGATATTAACGCCGCGATTGCTCTGACGCAGTTGAATAAATTAGAGCAACTAAATACCCGTCGTCGAGAAATTGCCCTGCAATATCAACAAGCACTGGTGGATCTACCCTTCCAGCCTCTGAAGCTTCCCACATGGCCACATGTTCACGCCTGGCATCTGTTTATTATTCGTGTTGATGAACAACGTTGTGATATCAGCCGCGATGCGTTGATGGAAGCACTGAAAGAAAGAGGCATTGGCACTGGGTTACATTTCCGCGCAGCTCACACGCAAAAATATTATCGTGAGCGTTTTCCCACGCTGTCGTTACCGAATACCGAATGGAATAGCGAACGCATCTGTTCGTTGCCGCTTTTCCCGGATATGACCACCGCCGATGCCGACCGCGTCATCACTGCCCTTCAGCAACTCGCAGGACAATAA
- the arnA gene encoding bifunctional UDP-4-amino-4-deoxy-L-arabinose formyltransferase/UDP-glucuronic acid oxidase ArnA → MKAVVFAYHDMGCLGIEALLAAGYEISAIFTHTDNPGEKAFYGSVARLAAERGISVYAPDNVNHPLWVERIAQLSPDVIFSFYYRHLISDEILQLAPTGAFNLHGSLLPKYRGRAPLNWVLVNGETETGVTLHRMVKRADAGAIVAQLRVAIAPDDIAITLHHKLCYAARQLLEQTLPAIKHGNILEIAQRENEATCFGRRTPDDSVLEWHKPASVLHNMVRAVADPWPGAFSYVGNQKFTVWSSRVHSHASTAQPGSVISAAPLLIACGDGALEIVTGQAGDGITMQGSQLAQTLGLVEGSRLNSQPVCTARRRTRVLILGVNGFIGNHLTERLLREDHYEVYGLDIGSDAISRFLNHPHFHFVEGDISIHSEWIEYHVKKCDVVLPLVAIATPIEYTRNPLRVFELDFEENLRIIRYCVKYRKRIIFPSTSEVYGMCNDKYFDEDHSNLIVGPVNKPRWIYSVSKQLLDRVIWAYGEKEGLQFTLFRPFNWMGPRLDNLNAARIGSSRAITQLILNLVEGSPIKLIDGGKQKRCFTDIRDGIEALFRIIENTGNRCDGEIINIGNPDNEASIEELGQMLLASFEKHPLRHHFPPFAGFRIVESSSYYGKGYQDVAHRKPGIRNARRCLDWEPKIDMQETIDETLDFFLRTVDLTDK, encoded by the coding sequence ATGAAAGCCGTCGTTTTTGCCTATCACGATATGGGTTGCCTGGGTATTGAAGCCTTGCTGGCTGCCGGTTACGAAATTAGCGCCATTTTTACTCATACCGATAATCCTGGCGAAAAAGCATTTTATGGTTCGGTCGCTCGCCTGGCGGCGGAAAGAGGGATTTCGGTTTACGCGCCGGATAACGTTAATCATCCTCTGTGGGTGGAACGCATTGCCCAACTGTCACCTGATGTGATTTTCTCTTTTTATTATCGCCATTTGATCAGCGACGAGATTTTGCAACTTGCCCCCACTGGCGCGTTTAATCTGCATGGTTCGCTGTTACCGAAATATCGCGGCCGCGCGCCACTGAACTGGGTACTGGTGAACGGTGAAACGGAAACTGGCGTTACGTTGCATCGGATGGTGAAACGTGCCGATGCCGGAGCCATTGTTGCCCAGCTACGCGTTGCCATTGCACCGGACGATATCGCCATTACGCTGCATCATAAATTGTGCTACGCCGCGCGTCAGTTGCTGGAACAGACGTTACCCGCCATTAAACACGGTAATATTCTGGAAATCGCCCAGCGCGAGAACGAAGCCACCTGTTTTGGTCGCAGAACGCCAGATGACAGCGTCCTTGAGTGGCACAAACCGGCATCCGTACTGCATAACATGGTGCGTGCCGTTGCCGATCCGTGGCCTGGCGCCTTCAGCTATGTAGGCAATCAGAAATTCACCGTCTGGTCGTCACGCGTGCATTCTCATGCGTCCACAGCACAACCGGGGAGCGTGATTTCTGCTGCACCGCTGTTAATTGCCTGTGGCGATGGTGCGCTGGAAATTGTCACCGGACAGGCGGGCGATGGAATTACTATGCAAGGTTCGCAATTAGCCCAGACGCTAGGGCTGGTTGAAGGTTCAAGACTTAACAGTCAACCTGTTTGCACCGCCCGACGCCGTACCCGGGTGTTGATCCTCGGGGTGAATGGCTTTATTGGCAACCATCTGACAGAACGCCTGCTGCGCGAAGATCATTATGAAGTCTACGGGTTGGATATCGGCAGCGACGCCATTAGTCGTTTCCTTAATCATCCGCATTTTCACTTTGTCGAAGGTGATATCAGCATTCATTCTGAATGGATTGAGTACCACGTCAAAAAATGTGATGTCGTATTGCCGCTGGTGGCGATTGCCACACCGATTGAGTATACCCGCAACCCGCTGCGCGTATTTGAACTCGATTTTGAAGAGAATCTGCGCATTATCCGTTACTGCGTGAAGTACCGTAAGCGAATTATCTTCCCGTCGACCTCGGAAGTTTACGGGATGTGTAATGATAAATATTTCGACGAAGACCATTCTAATTTGATCGTCGGGCCGGTGAATAAACCGCGCTGGATTTATTCGGTATCAAAACAATTGCTTGACCGGGTGATTTGGGCGTACGGCGAAAAAGAAGGATTGCAGTTTACCCTCTTCCGGCCGTTTAACTGGATGGGGCCACGGCTGGATAACCTTAATGCAGCGCGAATTGGCAGTTCGCGCGCCATTACACAACTCATTCTAAACCTGGTAGAAGGATCGCCAATTAAGCTGATTGATGGCGGAAAACAAAAACGCTGCTTTACTGATATTCGGGACGGCATCGAAGCACTGTTTCGCATTATCGAAAACACGGGAAATCGCTGTGATGGCGAGATTATTAATATCGGCAACCCCGATAACGAAGCGAGCATTGAAGAACTGGGCCAGATGCTACTGGCAAGCTTTGAAAAACATCCTCTACGCCATCACTTCCCACCGTTTGCAGGCTTTCGCATCGTCGAAAGTAGCAGCTACTACGGTAAAGGATATCAGGACGTGGCACATCGTAAGCCTGGCATCCGCAATGCCCGCCGCTGCCTGGATTGGGAACCGAAAATTGATATGCAGGAAACCATCGATGAGACGCTGGATTTCTTCCTGCGCACTGTCGATCTTACGGATAAATAA
- a CDS encoding YfaZ family outer membrane protein, which yields MKKLALPVLAGMLLVSASANAMSISGQAGKEYTNIDVGFGTESTGLALSGNWTHNDDDGDVAGVGLGLNLPLGPLMATVGGKGVYTNPNDGDEGYAAAVGGGLQWQIGDSFRLFGEYYYSPDSLSSGIKSYEEANAGARYTIMRPVSIEAGYRYLNLSGKDGNRDNAVADGPYVGVNASF from the coding sequence ATGAAAAAATTGGCGCTGCCAGTTCTGGCTGGAATGCTATTGGTTTCTGCATCGGCAAATGCGATGAGTATCAGCGGTCAGGCGGGAAAAGAATATACCAATATTGATGTTGGTTTCGGTACTGAATCGACCGGTCTGGCATTAAGCGGTAACTGGACACATAACGATGACGACGGTGACGTCGCGGGCGTTGGTCTGGGATTGAATCTGCCGCTGGGTCCGCTAATGGCAACCGTGGGTGGTAAAGGCGTTTATACCAACCCGAACGACGGTGATGAAGGCTATGCCGCGGCGGTAGGCGGTGGCTTGCAGTGGCAAATTGGCGATAGCTTCCGTCTGTTTGGCGAGTATTACTACTCTCCGGATTCGCTCTCCAGCGGTATTAAAAGTTATGAAGAAGCGAATGCAGGCGCGCGTTACACTATTATGCGTCCAGTCAGCATTGAGGCGGGCTACCGCTATCTGAATCTGTCGGGTAAAGACGGCAACCGCGACAACGCGGTGGCTGACGGCCCTTATGTCGGGGTTAACGCCAGCTTCTGA
- a CDS encoding MFS transporter, with product MSTALLDAVVKKNRARLIPFMLALYVLAFLDRSNIGFAKQTYQIDTGLSNEAYALGAGIFFVVYAFLGVPANLLMRKLGARTWIGTTTLLWGFLSAAMAWADTEVKFLIVRTLLGAAEAGFFPGMIYLTSQWFPQRNRASIMGLFYMGAPLALTLGSPLSGALLEMHGFMGHPGWFWMFVIEGLLAVGAGVFTFFWLDDTPEQARFLSKEEKTLLINQLTSEEQQKVTSRLSDALRNGRVWQLAIIYLTIQVAVYGLIFFLPTQVAALLGTKVGFTASVVAAIPWIAALLGTWLIPRYSDKTGERRNVAALTLLSAGIGIGLSGLLSPVLAIVALCVAAIGFIAVQPVFWTMPTQLLSGTALAAGIGFVNLFGAVGGFIAPILRVKAETLFASDAAGLLMLAAVAVIGSLIIFTLRVSRAVAQTNVAHH from the coding sequence ATGAGCACCGCTTTGCTTGACGCCGTGGTGAAGAAAAACCGCGCGCGTTTGATCCCGTTTATGTTGGCGCTGTACGTGCTGGCGTTTCTCGATCGTTCGAATATTGGTTTTGCCAAACAGACCTACCAGATTGATACCGGGCTAAGTAATGAAGCTTATGCGCTGGGAGCGGGAATTTTCTTTGTGGTGTATGCGTTTCTCGGTGTTCCGGCGAATTTGTTGATGCGCAAACTGGGAGCCAGGACCTGGATTGGTACGACGACACTGCTGTGGGGATTTCTTTCGGCGGCAATGGCATGGGCCGATACTGAAGTGAAATTTCTGATAGTTCGCACCCTGCTTGGTGCTGCGGAAGCCGGGTTCTTTCCAGGCATGATTTATCTCACTTCGCAATGGTTTCCGCAGCGTAATCGCGCCAGCATTATGGGGCTGTTTTATATGGGAGCACCGTTGGCGTTAACGCTGGGATCACCGCTCTCCGGCGCGCTTCTGGAGATGCATGGATTTATGGGACATCCCGGCTGGTTCTGGATGTTTGTGATTGAAGGATTACTGGCAGTCGGTGCTGGGGTGTTCACATTCTTTTGGCTTGATGACACACCGGAGCAGGCACGTTTTCTGAGTAAAGAAGAAAAAACGTTGCTCATTAATCAACTTACAAGTGAAGAACAACAGAAAGTCACTTCGCGACTGAGTGATGCGCTGCGTAATGGGCGAGTCTGGCAACTGGCGATTATCTACCTGACTATTCAGGTGGCGGTTTACGGATTAATTTTCTTCCTGCCGACGCAGGTTGCCGCATTGCTGGGAACAAAAGTGGGCTTTACGGCCTCCGTGGTCGCCGCCATTCCGTGGATTGCGGCATTGTTGGGGACCTGGCTTATTCCGCGCTATTCCGATAAAACCGGCGAACGGCGCAATGTCGCGGCGCTGACATTGCTGTCCGCGGGCATTGGTATTGGCCTTTCCGGGCTACTTTCGCCAGTACTGGCAATCGTTGCGCTGTGTGTTGCAGCAATAGGGTTTATTGCGGTTCAGCCGGTGTTCTGGACGATGCCGACACAACTGCTTTCCGGTACGGCGCTGGCTGCGGGGATTGGTTTTGTAAACCTGTTTGGCGCGGTGGGCGGATTTATCGCCCCGATCCTGCGTGTAAAAGCAGAAACGTTGTTTGCCAGCGATGCGGCAGGCTTGCTGATGCTGGCTGCGGTGGCGGTCATCGGTTCGCTGATTATTTTCACTCTGCGTGTAAGTCGCGCTGTTGCGCAGACCAACGTGGCGCATCATTAA
- a CDS encoding nicotinamide mononucleotide deamidase-related protein YfaY: protein MLKVEMLSTGDEVLHGQIVDTNAAWLADFFFHQGLPLSRRNTVGDNLEDLVTILRERSQHADVLIVNGGLGPTSDDLSALAAATAKGEGLVLHEAWLQEMERYFRERGRVMASSNRKQAELPASAEFINNPVGTACGFAVQLNRCLMFFTPGVPSEFKVMVEHEILPRLRERFSLPQPPVCLRLTTFGRSESDLAQSLDTLQLPPGVTMGYRSSMPIIELKLTGPASELQAMEKLWQDVKRVAGQSMIFEGTEGLPAQISRELQRRQFSLTLSEQFTGGLLALQLSRAGAPLLACEVVPSQEETLAQTAHWITERRAKHFAGLALAISGLEDGYLNFALATPDGTFALRVHFSTTRYSLAIRQEVCAMMALNMLRRWLNGQDIASEHGWIEVVESMTLTA from the coding sequence ATGTTAAAAGTGGAAATGTTATCCACAGGGGATGAAGTGTTACACGGGCAAATCGTTGACACTAACGCTGCCTGGCTGGCTGATTTTTTCTTTCATCAGGGGTTGCCATTATCTCGCCGTAATACGGTGGGCGATAACCTTGAGGATTTAGTCACCATTCTGCGTGAACGTAGCCAGCACGCCGATGTGCTGATCGTCAACGGTGGTCTGGGGCCGACCAGCGATGATTTAAGCGCACTGGCTGCTGCGACAGCAAAAGGTGAGGGATTAGTTCTTCATGAAGCCTGGCTGCAAGAGATGGAACGCTATTTCCGCGAACGTGGGCGCGTGATGGCGTCGAGTAACCGCAAACAGGCGGAGCTGCCAGCCAGTGCTGAATTTATCAATAATCCGGTTGGCACGGCCTGTGGTTTTGCTGTGCAACTTAACCGTTGCCTGATGTTCTTTACCCCAGGCGTGCCTTCGGAATTTAAAGTGATGGTGGAGCATGAAATTCTGCCGCGCCTGCGTGAGCGTTTTTCCTTACCGCAGCCACCGGTTTGCCTGCGTTTGACTACCTTTGGTCGTTCAGAAAGCGATCTGGCGCAAAGCCTGGACACGTTGCAACTGCCGCCGGGCGTAACGATGGGCTATCGCTCTTCCATGCCGATTATCGAATTGAAACTCACCGGACCGGCAAGCGAGCTACAGGCGATGGAAAAACTATGGCAGGACGTTAAACGCGTCGCCGGACAGAGCATGATTTTTGAAGGCACCGAAGGACTACCTGCGCAGATCAGCCGGGAATTGCAACGTCGCCAGTTCAGTCTGACGTTGAGCGAGCAATTCACCGGTGGTTTATTGGCGTTGCAACTTTCTCGTGCTGGTGCGCCATTACTGGCGTGTGAAGTCGTGCCTTCACAGGAAGAAACACTGGCGCAAACCGCACACTGGATAACTGAACGACGAGCCAAACATTTCGCCGGGCTGGCACTGGCCATTTCTGGCCTGGAAGATGGGTATCTCAACTTTGCGTTGGCCACGCCGGATGGCACTTTTGCTCTGCGCGTACATTTCAGCACTACGCGCTACAGTCTGGCTATTCGTCAGGAAGTGTGTGCAATGATGGCACTCAATATGCTGCGTCGCTGGCTGAACGGTCAGGACATTGCCAGCGAGCATGGCTGGATTGAGGTTGTTGAATCTATGACCCTAACTGCCTGA
- the arnC gene encoding undecaprenyl-phosphate 4-deoxy-4-formamido-L-arabinose transferase: MFDIHPVKKVSVVIPVYNEQESLPELIRRTTAACELLGKEYEILLVDDGSNDNSAQMLVDASQAEGSHIVSILLNRNYGQHSAIMAGFSHVTGDLIITLDADLQNPPEEIPHLVEKADEGYDVVGTVRQNRQDTWFRKTASKMINRLIQRTTGKAMGDYGCMLRAYRRHIVDAMLHCHERSTFIPILANIFARRAIEIPVHHAEREFGESKYSFMRLINLMYDLVTCLTTTPLRMLSLLGSIIAIGGFSIAVLLVILRLTFGPQWAAEGVFMLFAVLFTFIGAQFIGMGLLGEYIGRIYTDVRARPRYFVQQVIRPSSKENE; the protein is encoded by the coding sequence ATGTTTGACATCCACCCTGTTAAGAAAGTCTCGGTGGTTATTCCCGTTTATAACGAGCAGGAAAGTTTACCGGAATTAATCAGGCGCACCACCGCAGCCTGTGAATTGCTGGGCAAAGAGTATGAAATACTGCTGGTTGATGACGGCAGTAACGACAATTCTGCGCAAATGCTGGTCGATGCCTCACAAGCAGAGGGCAGCCATATTGTGTCTATTTTGCTTAACCGCAATTACGGACAACATTCGGCAATTATGGCAGGTTTCAGTCACGTTACCGGCGACTTAATCATTACTCTTGATGCCGATCTCCAGAATCCGCCAGAAGAGATCCCCCACCTGGTGGAAAAAGCCGATGAAGGTTACGACGTGGTAGGGACTGTGCGCCAGAACCGCCAGGACACCTGGTTTCGTAAAACTGCCTCGAAGATGATTAACCGACTGATCCAGCGCACCACCGGCAAAGCGATGGGCGACTACGGCTGTATGCTGCGCGCTTATCGTCGTCATATTGTCGATGCCATGTTGCACTGCCATGAACGCAGCACCTTTATTCCGATTCTGGCGAATATCTTCGCCCGCCGCGCCATTGAAATTCCGGTACACCATGCCGAGCGTGAGTTTGGCGAATCAAAATACAGCTTTATGCGCCTGATTAATTTGATGTACGACCTGGTGACCTGCCTCACGACCACACCGTTACGTATGCTTAGTCTGCTTGGCAGCATTATTGCGATTGGTGGTTTTAGCATTGCGGTACTACTGGTGATTTTACGCCTGACGTTCGGACCGCAGTGGGCGGCAGAAGGCGTCTTTATGCTGTTTGCCGTACTGTTTACCTTTATTGGCGCTCAGTTTATCGGCATGGGATTACTCGGTGAATATATTGGCCGGATCTACACCGATGTCCGCGCCCGCCCCCGCTATTTTGTGCAGCAAGTTATCCGTCCATCCAGCAAGGAAAATGAATAA
- the ais gene encoding lipopolysaccharide core heptose(II)-phosphate phosphatase Ais yields MLAFCQASLKSKKYIFILLVLVAIVGLGTHAAWSSNGLPRIDNRTLARLAQQHPVVVLFRHAERCDRSSNHCLSDKTGITVKGTQDARELGKAFSADIPNFDLYSSNTVRTIQSASWFSAGKKLTVDKRFLQCRNEIYSTIKELQSKAPDKNIVIFTHNHCLTYIAKDKRNVTFKPDYLDGLVMHVEKGNVLLDGEFANR; encoded by the coding sequence GTGTTAGCTTTTTGTCAGGCTTCGTTGAAGTCTAAAAAATATATCTTCATTTTACTGGTGCTTGTGGCGATTGTGGGGCTGGGTACACATGCTGCCTGGAGCAGTAATGGTTTGCCACGTATCGACAATAGAACGCTGGCCAGATTAGCGCAGCAGCACCCGGTTGTGGTTCTGTTTCGCCATGCGGAACGCTGCGACCGTTCCTCCAATCACTGCTTGTCAGACAAAACAGGCATTACGGTGAAAGGTACTCAGGATGCCCGTGAACTGGGCAAAGCTTTCAGCGCGGACATCCCTAATTTCGATCTTTATTCCAGTAATACCGTTCGGACTATTCAATCAGCGAGCTGGTTTTCTGCTGGAAAAAAACTGACGGTAGATAAACGATTTCTACAATGTAGAAATGAGATTTATAGCACCATTAAGGAGTTACAAAGCAAAGCACCAGATAAAAACATCGTTATTTTCACCCATAACCATTGTCTGACCTATATCGCTAAAGATAAACGTAACGTGACATTTAAACCAGATTATCTGGATGGGCTGGTAATGCATGTGGAAAAAGGCAACGTTTTACTGGATGGTGAATTTGCTAATCGCTGA